A DNA window from Pseudomonas sp. GD03919 contains the following coding sequences:
- a CDS encoding FGGY-family carbohydrate kinase, with protein sequence MSEPSYLLSIDNGTQSVRALLFDTNGNLLAKGKVELDPEYYWASLGEACRLLWQQVDIDRSQIKGVAVTTQRGSIIHVDEQGAPLRPAILWLDQRRAEVVGRIKGLWGWLFKLARAEEAVDHFRGQAEVNWVAQHQPDIAARTHKVLLLSGFLTHRLCGRFVDSTSSCVAYLPFDYKRLRWAAPGDWKWQALKVRREQLPELFKPGERLGQISAEASRHTGIPEGLPLIAAGADKACEVLGSGALQPGTACLSYGTTATINTTRSRYLETIPLIPPYPAALPDHFNTEVMIYRGFWMVSWFKREFGLREMQRAEALGVAPEVLFDELVNAVPPGSMGLMLQPYWTPGIREPGLEAKGSIIGFGDVHTRAHLYRAILEGLAYALRQGKERIEKRSGTRIERLRVSGGGSQSDAAMQLTADIFGLPAERPHLYETSGLGAAINCAVGLGLHPDYPSAIAAMTRVGQVFQPNPEAQRVYQQLYGQVYQRMYRQLKPLYQRIRKITGYPA encoded by the coding sequence TTGAGCGAACCAAGCTACCTGCTGAGCATCGACAACGGCACCCAGAGCGTCCGAGCGCTGCTGTTCGATACCAACGGCAACCTGCTGGCCAAGGGCAAGGTCGAGCTGGACCCCGAGTACTACTGGGCCAGTCTCGGCGAGGCCTGCCGTCTGCTGTGGCAGCAGGTGGATATCGACCGCAGCCAGATCAAAGGCGTTGCCGTCACCACCCAGCGCGGCAGCATCATTCATGTCGACGAGCAGGGCGCGCCGCTGCGCCCGGCGATTCTCTGGCTCGATCAGCGTCGTGCCGAGGTGGTAGGGCGGATCAAGGGGCTGTGGGGCTGGCTGTTCAAACTGGCGCGTGCCGAAGAGGCGGTCGATCACTTTCGTGGTCAGGCCGAAGTCAACTGGGTTGCCCAGCACCAACCGGACATTGCGGCACGCACGCACAAGGTGCTGTTGCTTTCGGGTTTTCTCACCCATCGCCTGTGTGGTCGCTTCGTCGATTCGACCAGCAGTTGCGTGGCCTACCTGCCGTTCGACTACAAGCGCCTGCGCTGGGCGGCGCCGGGCGACTGGAAATGGCAAGCGCTTAAGGTGCGCCGTGAGCAACTGCCCGAGCTGTTCAAACCGGGGGAACGACTGGGTCAGATCAGCGCCGAGGCCAGCCGCCATACCGGTATTCCTGAAGGTCTGCCGCTGATTGCTGCTGGCGCCGACAAGGCCTGCGAGGTGCTGGGTTCTGGCGCACTGCAGCCTGGCACGGCCTGTCTGTCCTACGGCACCACCGCGACCATCAACACCACGCGCAGCCGTTATCTGGAAACCATCCCGCTGATTCCGCCCTATCCGGCGGCGCTGCCGGATCACTTCAATACCGAAGTGATGATCTACCGCGGTTTCTGGATGGTCAGTTGGTTCAAGCGCGAGTTCGGCCTACGCGAGATGCAGCGTGCCGAGGCGCTGGGTGTAGCGCCCGAGGTGCTGTTCGACGAGCTGGTCAACGCCGTGCCGCCTGGCTCCATGGGGCTGATGCTGCAGCCGTATTGGACGCCGGGCATTCGAGAGCCGGGCCTGGAGGCCAAGGGCTCGATTATCGGTTTTGGCGACGTGCACACCCGCGCGCATCTGTATCGGGCGATTCTCGAAGGCCTGGCGTATGCGTTGCGTCAGGGTAAGGAACGCATCGAAAAACGCTCCGGTACGCGCATCGAGCGTCTACGTGTTTCCGGTGGCGGGTCACAAAGCGATGCGGCGATGCAACTGACGGCCGACATTTTCGGCTTGCCGGCTGAGCGACCGCACCTGTACGAAACCAGCGGGCTGGGGGCTGCGATCAACTGCGCGGTAGGTCTGGGCTTGCACCCGGATTACCCGAGCGCCATCGCCGCCATGACTCGGGTTGGTCAGGTGTTCCAGCCGAACCCAGAGGCCCAGCGCGTTTATCAGCAGCTCTACGGGCAGGTCTATCAGCGCATGTACCGCCAGCTAAAGCCGCTGTACCAGCGCATTCGCAAGATCACCGGCTATCCGGCGTAG
- a CDS encoding pirin family protein, protein MIDVRPFEQLGSAHHGWLNARHHFSFADYHDAKRMNWGRLRVWNDDEIAPHSGFPPHPHRDMEIITYVREGAISHEDNLGNKGRTEAGDVQVMSAGTGIAHSEYNLEDATTKIFQIWIQPNQAGLPPSWGAKPFPKGDRAGAFVTLASGYEEDVDALRIRTDARLVAATVKAGQSAEYALQPGRKAYLVGATGAFTVNGVAAKARDGVAIADEALIRIEATEDSEIVLVDVS, encoded by the coding sequence ATGATCGATGTACGTCCGTTCGAACAACTCGGCAGTGCCCACCACGGCTGGCTCAACGCGCGCCACCATTTTTCCTTCGCCGACTACCATGACGCCAAGCGGATGAACTGGGGCCGCCTGCGCGTCTGGAACGACGACGAGATCGCCCCACATTCGGGCTTCCCGCCGCACCCGCATCGTGACATGGAGATCATCACCTACGTTCGCGAAGGGGCCATCAGCCATGAGGACAACCTGGGCAACAAGGGCCGTACCGAGGCCGGCGATGTGCAGGTGATGAGCGCCGGCACCGGCATCGCCCACAGCGAGTACAACCTGGAGGACGCAACCACCAAGATCTTCCAGATCTGGATTCAGCCGAACCAGGCCGGCCTGCCGCCGTCCTGGGGCGCCAAACCGTTCCCCAAAGGGGATCGCGCCGGGGCTTTCGTCACCCTGGCCAGCGGTTACGAGGAGGATGTCGATGCATTGCGTATCCGTACCGATGCACGCCTGGTGGCCGCTACGGTCAAGGCTGGGCAAAGCGCCGAGTATGCGCTGCAGCCCGGTCGCAAGGCCTATCTGGTGGGCGCCACCGGCGCCTTCACGGTCAACGGCGTAGCGGCCAAGGCCCGCGATGGCGTGGCCATTGCCGATGAAGCGCTGATCCGTATCGAGGCAACAGAAGACAGCGAGATCGTGCTGGTAGACGTCTCCTGA
- the yegS gene encoding lipid kinase YegS gives MRERKAWLILHGKQALNADVRAAVNRLREHGWELAVRLTWEGGDAERLVHEGLAAGYPTLIAGGGDGTLRDVVEAMVKARSDASLALLPLGTANDFAHAAGVPLTPAAALALLETQAHAVDIGMAGERAFLNMATGGFGSSVTANTSEDLKKVLGGAAYLLTGLSRFAEVRAAAGHFHGPGFEWQGEFLALGIGNGRQAGGGHVLCPNAVINDGLLDVCIVPAAQDVVGTLGTLLSGGMLGLQSVAITARLSWLEVEALEGLDLNLDGEPMASTRLRFCAEPACLRLHLPAHSPLLAGQGHGADA, from the coding sequence ATGCGCGAACGCAAAGCCTGGCTGATACTGCATGGCAAGCAGGCGCTGAACGCTGATGTGAGGGCCGCCGTGAACCGCCTGCGCGAGCACGGCTGGGAGCTGGCCGTGCGCTTGACCTGGGAGGGCGGTGATGCCGAACGGCTGGTGCATGAGGGGCTGGCAGCCGGTTATCCGACGCTGATCGCCGGCGGCGGCGATGGCACCCTGCGTGATGTGGTCGAGGCCATGGTCAAGGCCCGCAGCGACGCCAGCCTGGCACTGCTGCCGCTGGGGACGGCCAATGACTTTGCGCACGCGGCAGGTGTGCCGCTGACCCCGGCTGCCGCACTGGCATTGCTCGAGACGCAAGCGCATGCGGTGGATATCGGCATGGCCGGCGAGCGTGCTTTCCTCAATATGGCGACGGGAGGTTTTGGTTCCAGCGTCACGGCCAATACGTCGGAAGACCTCAAGAAAGTCCTCGGTGGCGCCGCCTATCTGCTGACCGGGCTCAGCCGCTTTGCCGAAGTGCGCGCGGCAGCCGGTCATTTTCATGGGCCTGGCTTCGAGTGGCAGGGGGAATTTCTTGCCCTTGGTATTGGCAATGGCCGCCAGGCCGGCGGCGGGCATGTGCTGTGTCCGAATGCCGTCATCAATGATGGCCTGCTCGATGTCTGTATCGTGCCCGCCGCGCAGGATGTGGTGGGCACCTTGGGCACGCTGTTGTCTGGCGGTATGCTGGGTTTGCAGAGCGTGGCCATCACTGCACGGCTGTCCTGGCTGGAAGTCGAGGCGTTGGAGGGGCTGGATCTGAATCTCGACGGCGAACCCATGGCAAGCACGCGCCTGCGTTTCTGCGCCGAGCCGGCTTGCTTGCGCCTGCATCTGCCGGCGCACTCGCCCTTGCTCGCTGGCCAGGGGCATGGGGCTGATGCATGA
- a CDS encoding MOSC domain-containing protein, which yields MPSLSGLYRYPLKSGRGEILQRSAVDGLGLQGDRRWMLVDTDSGRFITQRLLPQMSQLSALYDARGGLTLSAPGRDDLSVALPDPEQNLRGVIVWRDTLRVPDAGDEAAEWLSALLGKPCRLVQVPEGRTRQVDTAYARPGDRVAFADGFPLLLISQASLDDLSQRVGQPLSMLRFRPNLVVTGTEPYAEDNWQRIRIGDVEFEVAKGCSRCILTTIDPQTGERNAEREPLATLKTYRERDGDVFFGQNLLPRGVGELQLGMTVEVLE from the coding sequence ATGCCGAGTCTCTCGGGGCTGTACCGTTATCCGCTCAAGTCTGGCCGTGGCGAGATTCTGCAGCGCAGCGCCGTCGATGGCCTAGGCCTGCAGGGCGACAGGCGCTGGATGCTGGTCGATACCGACAGTGGGCGCTTCATCACCCAGCGCCTGTTGCCGCAGATGAGCCAGTTGAGCGCGCTGTACGATGCGCGTGGTGGCCTGACGCTCAGCGCACCTGGCCGTGACGATTTGTCCGTGGCGCTGCCTGACCCCGAGCAAAACCTGCGTGGCGTCATCGTCTGGCGCGACACCCTGCGCGTGCCGGATGCCGGTGATGAAGCCGCTGAGTGGCTCAGTGCTCTGCTCGGCAAGCCCTGTCGTCTGGTGCAGGTGCCGGAAGGGCGTACCCGCCAGGTCGATACTGCCTATGCCCGGCCCGGTGACCGCGTGGCCTTTGCCGATGGCTTCCCGTTGTTGCTGATCAGCCAGGCCTCGCTGGACGATCTGTCTCAGCGTGTGGGGCAGCCGCTGTCAATGCTGCGTTTCCGCCCCAACCTGGTCGTCACCGGCACCGAGCCCTATGCCGAAGACAACTGGCAGCGCATTCGCATCGGTGACGTGGAGTTCGAGGTGGCCAAAGGCTGCTCGCGTTGCATCCTCACCACCATCGACCCACAGACCGGCGAGCGCAACGCCGAGCGCGAGCCGTTGGCCACGCTCAAGACCTATCGGGAACGCGACGGTGATGTGTTTTTCGGACAGAACCTGTTGCCGCGCGGTGTCGGCGAGTTGCAGCTGGGCATGACGGTGGAAGTGCTGGAATAG
- a CDS encoding transglycosylase SLT domain-containing protein yields MRSRFLSVVSCLILTATGITSVEAASLAQQRQYYDEAKRALAKGDSGPYRQYASALRDYPLTPHLAYDELTNRLKSASNAEIEKFLAEHGDLPQANWMKLRWLRWLAERGEWKPFLDHYDPALNFTELDCLYGQYQMSHGLTAEGNATAEKLWLVGKSQPNACDPLFERWAANGQLTEQRRWQRTKLAVESGNYGLANFLIKGMPTLAERGKLMVEVAQKPQLLKNTARFAPADAAMSDVVGLGLRRLARQSPEDALALLDGYAQRMQFSADEQVAIARQIGLRLAQRFDLRGLQVMAKYDPQLRDNTVSEWRARLLLRHGRWDEAHQLTQRMPADLASSNRWRYWNARSLQLAQPNSQQPAALFQALAKERDFYGFMAADKVNAPYALNNQPLALDSRVVQKVRNTAGIKRAMEFHARGQIVDGRREWYHVSRLFSRDELVAQARLAYEMEWYFPAIRTISQAQYWDDLEVRFPMAHRNELVREAKRRDLHSSWVFAITRQESAFMADARSHAGAMGLMQLMPATAKETARRFGIPLASPQQALNPDTNIQLGAAYLSQVYGQFNGNRVLASAAYNAGPGRVRQWLRGANHLSYDVWVENIPFDETRQYVQNVLSYSVIYSQKLGAPHPLVAWNERFFDDQ; encoded by the coding sequence ATGCGTAGTCGCTTTCTCTCTGTAGTTTCCTGCCTGATTCTTACCGCCACCGGTATCACCAGTGTCGAAGCCGCCAGCCTCGCCCAACAGCGTCAGTACTACGATGAGGCCAAGCGTGCCCTGGCCAAGGGCGATAGCGGCCCTTACCGCCAGTACGCCAGCGCCCTGCGCGACTACCCGCTGACTCCACATCTGGCCTACGACGAGTTGACCAACCGTCTCAAGTCGGCCAGCAACGCCGAAATCGAGAAGTTTCTTGCCGAGCATGGCGACCTGCCCCAGGCCAACTGGATGAAACTGCGTTGGCTACGCTGGCTGGCCGAGCGTGGCGAATGGAAACCCTTTCTCGACCATTACGACCCGGCGCTCAACTTCACCGAACTGGACTGCCTGTATGGTCAGTATCAGATGAGTCACGGCCTGACCGCCGAAGGCAACGCCACTGCCGAAAAGCTCTGGCTGGTTGGCAAGTCCCAGCCCAATGCCTGTGATCCGTTGTTCGAACGCTGGGCCGCCAATGGCCAGCTTACCGAGCAGCGTCGCTGGCAACGCACCAAGCTGGCGGTGGAAAGCGGCAACTACGGCCTGGCCAACTTCCTGATCAAAGGCATGCCGACGCTCGCTGAACGCGGCAAGCTGATGGTCGAAGTGGCGCAGAAGCCGCAACTGCTGAAAAACACCGCACGCTTCGCGCCCGCCGATGCGGCCATGAGCGACGTGGTCGGCCTGGGTCTGCGTCGCCTGGCCCGGCAGAGCCCGGAAGATGCTCTGGCCCTGCTCGATGGCTATGCCCAGCGCATGCAGTTTTCTGCGGATGAACAAGTCGCCATTGCCCGCCAGATCGGCCTGCGCCTGGCACAGCGCTTCGACCTGCGCGGCTTGCAGGTCATGGCCAAGTATGACCCGCAGTTGCGTGACAACACCGTCAGCGAGTGGCGTGCGCGTCTGTTGCTGCGCCATGGCCGCTGGGATGAAGCCCATCAGCTGACCCAACGCATGCCTGCCGACCTGGCCAGCAGCAACCGCTGGCGCTACTGGAATGCACGTAGCCTGCAACTGGCGCAACCCAACAGTCAGCAGCCGGCGGCGCTGTTCCAGGCGCTGGCCAAGGAGCGAGACTTCTACGGCTTCATGGCGGCTGACAAGGTCAATGCGCCTTATGCACTGAACAACCAGCCTCTGGCCCTCGATTCCAGGGTGGTGCAAAAAGTCCGTAATACCGCCGGCATCAAGCGCGCCATGGAGTTTCACGCACGTGGCCAGATCGTCGACGGGCGCCGCGAGTGGTATCACGTCAGCCGCCTGTTCAGCCGTGACGAACTGGTCGCCCAGGCGCGCCTGGCTTACGAAATGGAGTGGTATTTCCCGGCTATCCGCACCATCAGCCAGGCCCAGTACTGGGACGATCTGGAAGTGCGCTTCCCCATGGCCCACCGCAACGAGCTGGTGCGCGAAGCCAAGCGCCGTGATCTGCACTCGAGCTGGGTGTTCGCCATCACCCGCCAGGAAAGTGCCTTCATGGCCGACGCACGCTCGCATGCCGGCGCCATGGGCCTGATGCAACTGATGCCAGCCACCGCCAAGGAAACTGCACGCAGGTTCGGCATTCCCCTGGCCTCACCGCAGCAGGCGCTCAACCCGGACACCAACATCCAGCTGGGCGCCGCCTACCTGAGCCAGGTATACGGCCAGTTCAACGGCAACCGCGTGCTCGCCTCGGCTGCCTACAACGCCGGCCCCGGTCGTGTGCGCCAGTGGCTACGCGGCGCCAATCACCTGAGTTACGACGTCTGGGTGGAAAACATTCCCTTCGACGAAACCCGCCAGTACGTGCAGAACGTGCTGTCCTACTCGGTGATCTACAGCCAGAAGCTGGGCGCACCCCATCCGCTGGTGGCGTGGAACGAGCGTTTCTTCGACGACCAGTAA
- a CDS encoding IS110 family transposase, giving the protein MNRSAPTHCPLYCVDLAKHKFQVHGYSADGHRQQCLTLSRSQFDRLFCEESNSDCLVVMEACASSNYWCRRLLALGYRVKRVPAQFVDKQRIGNKTDGNDADAIFAVHQDRRVGAVAVKTVEQQDLCAQHRLRELLVGQRTQLLNQARSLLAERGQIAPQGRVALEALIRLVCQEEPNQEVSAGLIELLEQITCQVAGIDAQIQSIEGRLKAASQASVLIRQVQSIHGVGLITATAVVAEYGNNISHFADARQFAASLGVTPSERSSGQQRRLGGITRRGNPYLRTLLVQGAQSVLNHCQRREDAISQVARRLLESKRRTVAVIAIANRLARIIYAVIKHNTPYRAQPQQA; this is encoded by the coding sequence ATGAATCGTAGCGCACCTACCCACTGTCCGTTGTATTGCGTGGATCTGGCCAAGCATAAATTTCAGGTTCATGGTTATTCGGCCGACGGCCATCGCCAACAATGCCTGACGCTGAGTCGCAGCCAGTTCGACAGGCTATTTTGTGAAGAGTCCAATAGTGATTGCCTTGTGGTGATGGAAGCCTGCGCCAGCAGCAATTATTGGTGCCGACGTCTTTTGGCGTTGGGTTATCGGGTTAAACGAGTTCCCGCTCAATTTGTCGACAAACAGCGCATCGGCAACAAGACCGATGGCAATGATGCCGATGCGATCTTTGCCGTCCACCAGGATCGGCGAGTAGGTGCTGTTGCGGTCAAAACGGTTGAGCAGCAGGATTTGTGCGCTCAGCACCGGCTGCGGGAACTGCTGGTTGGTCAGCGCACCCAGTTACTCAATCAGGCCCGGAGTCTGCTGGCCGAGCGTGGTCAGATAGCGCCACAGGGGCGTGTTGCGCTGGAGGCGTTGATCCGCCTGGTATGCCAGGAGGAGCCCAATCAAGAGGTGAGCGCCGGCCTGATCGAGCTACTTGAACAGATCACATGCCAAGTCGCCGGTATCGACGCGCAGATCCAGAGCATCGAAGGCCGACTCAAAGCTGCCAGCCAAGCATCCGTCTTGATTCGGCAGGTACAGAGCATCCACGGTGTGGGGCTGATCACTGCCACAGCAGTGGTTGCCGAGTACGGTAACAACATCAGCCACTTTGCCGATGCCCGTCAGTTCGCCGCGAGCTTGGGGGTGACCCCCAGTGAGCGCTCTTCAGGTCAGCAGCGACGATTGGGGGGGATCACTCGGCGTGGCAATCCCTACCTGCGAACGCTGCTGGTACAGGGTGCCCAATCGGTGCTCAATCACTGCCAGAGACGTGAGGATGCCATTAGCCAGGTGGCTCGACGCTTGCTGGAGAGTAAACGACGCACGGTAGCCGTTATCGCCATAGCCAACCGTTTGGCGCGGATCATCTATGCCGTGATCAAACACAACACCCCTTATCGGGCTCAGCCACAGCAGGCCTGA
- a CDS encoding chemotaxis protein CheV — MASILDSVDQRTQLVGENRLEILMFRLVGRQLFAINVFKVQEVLQMPKLTLMPQRHRFVCGVVNLRGQTLPVIDLSQAIGMRPLVPDERSTIIVTEYNRSVQAFLVGSVDRILNLNWESIQPPPGGAGRQHYLTAITKVDEQIVEVIDVEKVLAEIVPMSTKVSEEKLADPLLERARGREVLLVDDSSVALTQLRDTLSQLGIRPHMASDGLKALNLLKSWADTGEVMTDKLLMIFTDAEMPEMDGYRLTSEIRNDPRLEDLHVVLHTSLSGSFNEAMVKKVGCDNFLSKFQPDKLVDVVRQRLALDEPS; from the coding sequence ATGGCCAGCATCCTCGATTCAGTAGATCAACGTACGCAACTGGTCGGCGAGAACCGCCTGGAAATTCTCATGTTCCGCCTGGTCGGCCGGCAGTTGTTCGCCATCAACGTGTTCAAGGTGCAGGAAGTGCTGCAGATGCCCAAGCTGACGCTGATGCCGCAGCGTCACCGCTTCGTCTGCGGTGTGGTCAACCTGCGTGGTCAGACCCTGCCAGTGATCGACCTGTCCCAGGCCATCGGCATGCGTCCGCTGGTACCGGATGAGCGCAGCACCATCATCGTCACCGAGTACAACCGCTCCGTGCAGGCCTTTCTGGTCGGCAGCGTCGACCGCATCCTCAACCTCAACTGGGAGTCGATCCAGCCACCCCCCGGTGGCGCCGGGCGTCAGCATTACCTGACCGCCATCACCAAGGTCGACGAGCAGATCGTCGAGGTCATCGATGTGGAAAAAGTCCTGGCCGAGATCGTGCCGATGAGCACCAAGGTCTCCGAGGAAAAACTCGCCGATCCGCTGCTGGAGAGGGCGCGCGGCCGTGAAGTGCTGCTGGTGGACGACTCCAGCGTGGCGCTGACTCAATTACGCGACACCCTCTCGCAACTGGGTATTCGCCCTCATATGGCCAGTGACGGCCTGAAGGCACTCAACCTGCTGAAAAGCTGGGCTGATACCGGCGAGGTGATGACCGACAAGCTGTTGATGATCTTCACCGATGCCGAAATGCCCGAGATGGACGGTTATCGCCTGACCAGCGAGATTCGCAACGACCCGCGCCTCGAGGACCTCCACGTCGTCCTGCATACCTCGCTGTCGGGCAGCTTCAACGAGGCCATGGTGAAGAAAGTCGGTTGCGACAACTTTCTCTCCAAGTTTCAGCCGGACAAGCTGGTTGACGTGGTGCGGCAGCGTCTGGCTCTGGACGAACCCAGCTAA